The following nucleotide sequence is from Primulina tabacum isolate GXHZ01 chromosome 2, ASM2559414v2, whole genome shotgun sequence.
CGGTGTGGGTGGTGTCCATGGTGGTGTTGGAGGGCCTTTAAGTGAGTATGCTTTAAAGGAAACAAGCCCACATCTTGGTGGTTTTAACAAGGATAAAACAAGCTCAACTTATGATCTCGTGGAGCAAATGCAGTATTTGTATGTTAAAGTTGTCAAGGCTAGAGAGATTTCTGTATTTGGTGGCGGTGAAGTGGTGGCAGAGGTGAAACTTGGAAATTTCAAAGGGATTACAAAGAGGGTTTCTTTGGGGAATGCGGAATGGGACCAAATTTTTGCCTTTTCGAAGGATTGCATACAATCCTCTGTGGCGGAGGTTTTTGTGAAGGAGAATAACAAAGAAGAGTTCTTAGGGCGTGTTTGGTTTGATTTGAACGAGGTCCCGAAAAGGGTTCCGCCGGATAGTCAGTTAGCACCTCAATGGTATAGAATGGAGGATAAGAAGGGAGACAGGGCTAAATGTGGTGAAATTATGGTGTCTATTTGGTTTGGAACTCAGGCGGACGAGGCCTTTGCCGAGGCATGGCATTCAAAGGCGGCAAACGTGCATTTGGATGGATTGTGTTCGATTAAGTCAAAAGTTTATTTGTCTCCCAAACTTTGGTATTTGAGAGTGGGTGTAATTGAAGCACAAGATGTCGTGTTGGGAGACAAAGGTGCCTCTATGAATATGGCGAGGTATCCTGAACTTTTTGCTAAAGTTCAAGTGGGGAACCAGGTTTTAAGGACTAGAATCGCTGCCCCTGCTGCAAATAGGAGTCTCTCTAATCCTTCTTGGAATGAGGACTTGATGTTTGTGGTAGCGGAGCCTTTTGAGGACTTTTTGTTAATCTCTGTTGAGGATCGATTGATGCCAAATAGAGAGGAGGTTGCAGGGAGGGTGATTCTTCCAGTCGCGAAGCTCGAAAGGAGGCTAGATGACAAGCCTGTGGTATCTAGGTGGTTCAATCTGGATACTCAATATAGCAACCCAAATGAGACCAAAACTGTGGTGAGATTTGCATCTAGAATTCACCTTCAAATCTCTCTCGAGGGGGGCTACCATGTCCTTGATGAGGCAACGATGTATAGCAGCGATGTTCGACCCACCGCTAAGCAGCTATGGAAGCCCCACATTGGTGTGCTTGAAGTTGGTATTTTGGGTGCCACCAATATTATGCCTGTGAAGATCAAAGATGGCAAAGGAGGTTCCACTGATTCTTATTGTGTGGCGAAGTATGGGCAAAAGTGGGTTCGAACTAGAACTGTTGTTGATAGCTTGTCTCCCAAATGGAATGAACAGTACACTTGGGAAGTCTTTGATCCTTGCACTGTGATATCCATTGGGGTGTTTGACAATTCACGGGTCGACAAGAATATGGTGTCTGGAACAGCTAACCGGGATATACGCATTGGGAAAGTTAGGATCCGGTTGTCTACCCTTGAATCTGATAGAGTTTACACACATGCTTACCCATTGTTGATGCTGCATCCTTCTGGGGTTAAAAAGATGGGAGAGCTTCATTTGGCAGTACGGTTTTCTTGCGCGAACATGTTCAACATGCTCAATATGTACACCATGCCCCTGCTACCAAAGATGCATTATGTGCAGCCACTGTCTGTGAATCAGTTGGATAGTTTGAGGTATCAGGCGATGAATGTGGTGGCTTCAAGGCTCAGTCGAGCGGAGCCTGCTTTGGGAAGAGAAGTGGTGGAGTACATGCTAGACCATGATTCACAGATGTGGAGCATGAGAAAGAGCAAAGCAAATTTCTTCAGGCTCACCAATGTTTTGGCCTGGTTTGTTGCCATGACCAGGTTGCTGGAGATTTTGAGAAACTGGCACAAACCTGTGTACACGACGCTCTTTCTTATTGCTTTCATGACACTGGTGTTGGTACCCGAGCTTATAATTCCTTGCATATTGCTAACCCTAGCTGTCATGGGGCTCTGGCGTTACAGGTCTCGCCCACGGCACCCATCTCACATGGATACTCGGCTCTCCAATGCTGAGAGTGTGCATCCAGATGAACTAGATGAGGAATTTGATTCCTTCCCGACTAGCAGAAGTGCAGAAGTTATTCGAATGAGATATGATCGACTCAGGAGCGTGGCTGGGAGGATCCAAACTGTGGTTGGGGATCTGGCGACTCAAGGTGAGAGATTTCAAGCGTTGCTAAGCTGGCGCGACCCGAGAGCTACATTCTTGTTTGTGATATTTTGCTTGTTGGCGGCTTTTGGATTCTATCTAGTTCCAATCAGATGGGTGGTGGCTCTCTTTGGTTTGTATTATCTGAGGCCACCGAAGTTCAGGAACAAATTGCCTTCAAGTGCTGTTAGTTTCTTCAAGAGGCTGCCTACAAATGCGGATAGCATGTTGTGATCTGCAATTATTCATATAGGATTATTGTAGTTAGCTCGACTAGGTTCTAGAATTTGAAAATCTTGGTGGTGGAAGGCTTTTGTTGTAATTTATCCGAAGTTTGTTTCCTGGTGATTCTAGGCTGGTGTAGAGGTTACCTAATTTGCTGCTTGTCAGCTTCTTTGAATGGATGTAAATCATGTAATCTGTTCAGAACAGAAGCTGTTCGACTAAAATTCAGTTGTATGTATGAGTTTGTATCTCACCATTATGTTCGATTCGCCCAGAAGTCAATATAAATAACGAGTGAATACAGATATATTCGTATATACGCATAAATTCAACACAATCGTGAAGCAAAGATGTCTGGAGTTGTAAATATGGAAGTTCATGACATAAAGTTGTTACCTTTTGCTTGTGCACAACATATACAACACGAAAAGAAATGCTACTTCCTGAAATTGGATGCTGTTTCTGTCTATGATCTAGAATAAAAAGGAATAAATACCTTCCTTGGATGGTAAAATATAATTCAAAGTCTGTAATCATGAATAAGACAAAATGAGagtgtatatattttttttaaaaataagagtaTTCTTAAGGCA
It contains:
- the LOC142522329 gene encoding multiple C2 domain and transmembrane region protein 10-like, which encodes MNKERLVVEVVGAHNLMPKDGEGSSSPFVEAEFENQRQKTQVKYRDLNPVWNEKLVFHVNDVADLPYRTIEVNVFNERRSNNSRNFLGKVRVSGSSIAREGEEVAQLYTLDKRSLFSHVRGEISLKLYLSSKVEVKQVVNGGSGGGNGAAVPGGGVSKKSKKMQQQSGNLVVPKQMGVGLGQEHGRMGSVLQNQAHSKNVEPGQGDMKPVVITTVPRPVIPATSPRGVLGGNGGVGGVHGGVGGPLSEYALKETSPHLGGFNKDKTSSTYDLVEQMQYLYVKVVKAREISVFGGGEVVAEVKLGNFKGITKRVSLGNAEWDQIFAFSKDCIQSSVAEVFVKENNKEEFLGRVWFDLNEVPKRVPPDSQLAPQWYRMEDKKGDRAKCGEIMVSIWFGTQADEAFAEAWHSKAANVHLDGLCSIKSKVYLSPKLWYLRVGVIEAQDVVLGDKGASMNMARYPELFAKVQVGNQVLRTRIAAPAANRSLSNPSWNEDLMFVVAEPFEDFLLISVEDRLMPNREEVAGRVILPVAKLERRLDDKPVVSRWFNLDTQYSNPNETKTVVRFASRIHLQISLEGGYHVLDEATMYSSDVRPTAKQLWKPHIGVLEVGILGATNIMPVKIKDGKGGSTDSYCVAKYGQKWVRTRTVVDSLSPKWNEQYTWEVFDPCTVISIGVFDNSRVDKNMVSGTANRDIRIGKVRIRLSTLESDRVYTHAYPLLMLHPSGVKKMGELHLAVRFSCANMFNMLNMYTMPLLPKMHYVQPLSVNQLDSLRYQAMNVVASRLSRAEPALGREVVEYMLDHDSQMWSMRKSKANFFRLTNVLAWFVAMTRLLEILRNWHKPVYTTLFLIAFMTLVLVPELIIPCILLTLAVMGLWRYRSRPRHPSHMDTRLSNAESVHPDELDEEFDSFPTSRSAEVIRMRYDRLRSVAGRIQTVVGDLATQGERFQALLSWRDPRATFLFVIFCLLAAFGFYLVPIRWVVALFGLYYLRPPKFRNKLPSSAVSFFKRLPTNADSML